One window of Bacteroidota bacterium genomic DNA carries:
- a CDS encoding indolepyruvate oxidoreductase subunit beta translates to MKKDVILAGVGGQGILTISAIIGLAAVRSGLFLKQNEIHGMSQRGGDVHSNLRLSDKEIASDLIPTGKADIILSVEPMEGLRYLPMLASDGWLITSTEPFINIPNYPPIEDILNEISRVKHHIVIDAEKIAKDLGYAKAANMVILGAATPFLDMNFGYLEDAIREFFYHKGSGLIDTNILALKAGKEFTLSHS, encoded by the coding sequence ATGAAGAAAGATGTCATTCTTGCAGGCGTCGGAGGACAAGGTATTCTCACTATTTCAGCCATTATCGGTTTGGCCGCCGTGCGGTCGGGATTATTTCTTAAGCAAAATGAAATACACGGTATGAGCCAAAGGGGAGGCGACGTCCATTCAAATCTCCGCTTATCTGATAAAGAAATCGCTTCTGATTTAATACCCACAGGCAAAGCCGATATTATTCTTTCGGTTGAACCAATGGAAGGATTACGCTACCTTCCTATGCTAGCATCTGACGGCTGGCTCATCACAAGTACTGAACCATTTATCAATATTCCAAACTATCCACCCATTGAAGATATTCTTAATGAAATATCCAGGGTTAAACACCACATTGTTATTGATGCCGAGAAAATCGCTAAAGATCTGGGTTATGCCAAAGCAGCCAACATGGTCATCTTAGGTGCTGCCACACCCTTTCTGGATATGAATTTCGGATATCTTGAAGATGCTATACGTGAGTTTTTTTATCACAAGGGTTCCGGCTTAATCGACACAAACATACTGGCCCTTAAAGCAGGGAAAGAATTCACTCTTAGCCATTCATAA
- a CDS encoding peptidoglycan DD-metalloendopeptidase family protein has protein sequence MKRYRILLVIGFLACSIIIFISLIRHQHRKNEKEKTVSVLPVREPSFKYGINVDSFTVVNGKVRPDQNLSVLLQSYHVTNSNIDLLAKLSQRVFDVRKIKAGNAYTVFCSHDTLEKAEYFIYEVSPTSYVVFDLLNKLNVYSGRKEVTTIVRSASGTIRSSLWNSIEEKGLNPSLAVELADIFAWTIDFFGIQKGDQYRVIYEEEIVEKDTIGIGRILSACFNHIGRDYFAFYFVQDGIGDYFDEMGNSVRREFLKAPLRYSRISSKYSRSRLHPILKIYRPHFGVDYSAPSGTPVYTIGDGTVIGAGYDSKGGGRYVRIKHNSVYTSLYMHLSGYARGLREGMRVQQGDLIGYVGRSGLATGPHLDFRIFKNGSPVNPIKVESPPAKPVDPSKRIGFDSVKVNFRNQLEEIVPSK, from the coding sequence TTGAAGCGATATCGTATACTTCTGGTCATTGGATTTCTGGCCTGCTCTATTATTATTTTCATTTCTCTGATCCGTCATCAACACCGGAAAAACGAAAAGGAAAAAACGGTTTCTGTTTTGCCAGTGAGGGAACCCTCATTTAAGTATGGTATTAATGTGGATTCTTTTACTGTTGTAAATGGTAAAGTGCGGCCCGATCAGAATTTGTCGGTTCTGCTGCAATCCTATCATGTCACAAACTCAAATATCGATCTCCTGGCAAAACTGTCACAACGGGTTTTTGATGTCAGAAAAATTAAAGCAGGCAACGCATATACCGTTTTTTGTTCACATGATACTCTGGAAAAGGCAGAGTACTTCATCTATGAGGTGTCTCCGACATCCTATGTAGTCTTTGACCTCCTCAATAAATTAAATGTATATTCAGGCAGGAAGGAGGTCACAACAATCGTAAGGTCCGCCTCAGGAACTATCAGGTCATCACTCTGGAATTCCATTGAAGAAAAGGGATTAAATCCTTCCCTTGCCGTTGAGTTAGCCGATATTTTTGCCTGGACAATTGATTTTTTCGGTATACAGAAAGGTGATCAATATCGGGTGATCTACGAGGAGGAGATAGTTGAAAAGGATACCATCGGCATTGGCCGTATTCTTTCGGCATGTTTCAATCATATCGGACGTGACTATTTTGCCTTTTATTTTGTACAGGATGGTATTGGTGATTATTTTGATGAGATGGGCAACAGTGTGAGGAGGGAGTTTCTCAAGGCGCCCCTTCGATATAGCCGGATCAGTTCAAAGTATTCACGGAGTCGTTTACATCCGATATTAAAGATATACCGGCCTCATTTTGGGGTAGACTATTCCGCACCCAGCGGCACGCCTGTATATACAATCGGGGATGGAACAGTGATTGGCGCCGGGTACGATTCTAAAGGAGGTGGCCGCTATGTGAGGATAAAACACAATTCAGTATATACTTCATTGTACATGCATCTCTCAGGATATGCCAGGGGTTTACGGGAAGGTATGCGTGTTCAGCAGGGCGATTTGATAGGGTATGTCGGCAGAAGTGGCTTGGCTACCGGGCCACATCTGGATTTCAGGATATTTAAAAATGGTTCTCCTGTTAATCCGATAAAGGTGGAATCCCCTCCGGCAAAACCTGTTGATCCTTCAAAAAGAATAGGTTTTGACAGTGTAAAAGTTAATTTCCGAAATCAACTGGAGGAAATAGTACCATCCAAATAA
- a CDS encoding SusD/RagB family nutrient-binding outer membrane lipoprotein, with translation MKKIFKVNIILVIGFIVTLVSCTKNFEELNTNPNQPNDVPSTNILARVIRYCGDNFFNAWQGMNEMCSFAGQITKIQYVDEARYNFREGVVNNAWTDYYTCQMDLKVIMEKSDAEGAVNMKAAAQTFSCMLWQMCTDQWKDIPYSNALLGLDGITLPTYDSQSDIYFALADKLKEAADLFASGAADALGEGDILFNGDAAKWQKFCNSLRLRLAIRMSAADGAKAKAIFEEVLGNPGQYPIMASNDDNAFQWWPGSAPYKEPYQEDSQTRDDHGMCDVLINNLLQNNDPRLPVYAHPAYTDGEGNPVYRGLDPGAIDGTFRMDTISRIGARFRDDAAGFTPYMRYAEVLFDIAEASFLGWTTGWTAKDAYEAGVLASMEENGLDQAAYDAYIAQPAIAWNNDVKQIQLQNWIAIFKQGQEAWAEVRRTDVPVVDMSKGSLTPPYGTHNRQPFRYPYPTNEANLNETNVVPFAATIVDNFWGERMWWDKRTGVN, from the coding sequence ATGAAAAAAATATTTAAAGTAAATATCATTCTGGTCATAGGCTTTATTGTAACATTAGTCTCATGTACCAAGAATTTTGAGGAATTGAACACCAATCCAAACCAACCGAATGATGTTCCTTCCACCAACATACTCGCACGTGTTATTCGTTACTGTGGTGATAATTTCTTCAATGCCTGGCAGGGTATGAATGAAATGTGCAGCTTTGCCGGACAGATCACCAAGATCCAGTATGTTGACGAAGCCCGTTATAACTTCCGTGAAGGCGTTGTCAATAACGCCTGGACAGATTATTATACTTGTCAGATGGACCTGAAAGTCATTATGGAGAAATCTGATGCTGAGGGGGCAGTCAATATGAAAGCTGCCGCTCAAACTTTCTCCTGTATGCTGTGGCAGATGTGTACCGATCAGTGGAAAGATATTCCTTACTCCAATGCACTGCTTGGACTGGATGGCATCACTCTTCCTACCTATGATTCGCAGAGCGACATTTATTTTGCCCTTGCCGACAAACTCAAGGAAGCTGCTGACCTTTTCGCCAGCGGTGCTGCCGATGCACTTGGTGAAGGCGATATCCTTTTTAATGGTGATGCCGCAAAGTGGCAGAAATTTTGCAATTCGTTGCGTTTACGCCTCGCCATACGCATGTCGGCTGCTGATGGAGCCAAGGCTAAAGCCATCTTTGAAGAGGTTCTGGGTAATCCCGGACAATACCCGATAATGGCCAGCAACGATGACAATGCATTCCAGTGGTGGCCGGGTTCGGCTCCCTATAAAGAGCCTTACCAGGAAGATTCCCAGACACGTGATGACCACGGCATGTGCGACGTGCTGATCAACAATCTCTTACAAAACAATGACCCACGTCTTCCCGTTTATGCTCATCCTGCATACACCGATGGAGAGGGCAATCCTGTATACAGGGGCCTCGATCCCGGTGCTATTGACGGAACCTTCCGCATGGATACCATCTCACGCATCGGCGCCCGTTTCCGTGACGATGCAGCAGGTTTTACGCCATATATGAGGTATGCTGAAGTCTTGTTCGATATTGCCGAAGCTTCCTTCCTCGGATGGACTACCGGATGGACTGCCAAGGATGCTTATGAAGCTGGCGTTTTGGCTTCGATGGAAGAAAATGGCCTCGACCAGGCTGCTTATGATGCATACATTGCTCAACCGGCCATAGCCTGGAATAATGACGTGAAACAAATCCAGCTTCAGAACTGGATCGCCATTTTCAAGCAGGGCCAGGAAGCCTGGGCAGAAGTACGCAGAACAGACGTGCCTGTTGTCGATATGTCAAAAGGTTCATTGACACCACCCTATGGCACTCACAACAGACAGCCTTTCCGCTATCCCTATCCTACTAATGAAGCAAACCTTAATGAAACGAACGTTGTACCTTTCGCTGCAACTATTGTTGACAACTTCTGGGGAGAGAGAATGTGGTGGGATAAGAGAACCGGAGTAAATTAA
- a CDS encoding SusC/RagA family TonB-linked outer membrane protein, whose amino-acid sequence MRKLTLVLVLLFIIGMQVVNAQRTISGTVTSSENGTPIPGATVLVKNTTIGTTTNVDGKFELSVPQDAKIIVISYVGMASKEIELGALKTFAISLEPDIMDIEGVVVTALGMTREKKSLGYSVQDIKGEDLEAAKETNIVNSLSGKVAGVQVINASGAVGASSRITIRGNSSFGENQPLFVVDGVPVSNYSTAVDQYGGIDFGNAAMDIDPANIESMSVLKGANAAALYGSRAANGVILITTKSAKKGASKGIGVTFTTAYEINQVSYLPLYQDKYGQGYAGDETHYFDATGMKASDDMKAYETWCLENSFSYYDGNWGGVNDGMDESWGPRLDAGLMIPQFDSPYVNAEDPTQGHVATPWVSQPDNVKDFFQNGATWDNNLSLVGGTDKTAARLSLSSQNITGAIPNTDLKKYSVNFNGSMELSKRLTANATITYVQNQSDNLPGNGYDENNIMQSLGSWWGRQINMQNLKDHWQDFDGFGQPYNWNSSYHNNPYWTTGYNTTSRTRNRTFGNINLTYKITDWLSVMGRIGQDAYNEYRKHLTYDLSIESSSGGYFWQNQRFENETNADIIFTADKDLSEDFGLKATLGANYMNYKYKNMSEQANELTVPNLFTIGNTKGNPTVSMYDEEKESNSIYGSLGISFRRMLYLDITARNDWYSTLPKDSWSYFYPSFSLSWVFTETFDISPNILTFGKLRGGWAQVGNSTGPYQITPTFSSDADPYNGVACFFYTRTIPPLNLMPEKTNSTEFGLDLKFLNNRIGVDYTYYMKSTMNQILAVNISRATGFNNMRLNAGQIDNWGHELMVTGVILKSTEGLNWEMTLNWSKNNNEVVELYEDPVTHQKLLAYQISASWQTVTIEARPGEPWGVIRGKGFVRDETTGKIIVGANGLPKKSALPVNIGNIEPDWVGGLRNTFRWKDLSFSFLLDFRKGGDIFSVTDWFGAYSGVTKESAEDIEGDLVKPAGDGAEIRRDGVIVDGVQIDENGKAVENTTVVGAQDFYENYWGLHEISIIDGSFLKLREVIIDYHLPDSWMTKTGFIKSADISLYGRNLALLARSKSNDVRIDPETGFGTSNNGVGLEQYQLPPTRSMGIKLRLTF is encoded by the coding sequence ATGAGAAAACTTACTCTTGTACTTGTACTCCTATTTATTATAGGAATGCAGGTAGTTAATGCACAGAGGACAATCTCTGGTACGGTAACCAGTTCAGAGAATGGCACCCCTATACCCGGGGCTACCGTTCTTGTTAAGAACACGACCATCGGCACCACCACAAATGTCGATGGGAAATTCGAACTGTCCGTTCCCCAGGATGCCAAGATCATCGTGATTTCTTATGTCGGTATGGCCTCAAAAGAAATCGAGCTTGGCGCCCTTAAAACCTTCGCCATATCCCTTGAGCCTGACATCATGGACATCGAAGGGGTCGTCGTTACTGCCCTTGGTATGACCCGTGAGAAGAAATCACTGGGCTATTCCGTACAAGACATCAAAGGCGAGGACCTGGAAGCAGCCAAAGAAACCAACATCGTTAATTCCCTCTCCGGTAAAGTGGCCGGCGTACAGGTCATTAACGCCAGTGGTGCCGTTGGTGCTTCTTCACGTATTACCATACGTGGTAACAGTTCCTTCGGTGAAAACCAGCCCCTCTTTGTTGTTGACGGTGTTCCCGTTTCCAACTATTCCACGGCAGTTGACCAATATGGTGGCATTGACTTCGGTAATGCAGCCATGGATATTGATCCTGCCAACATTGAATCCATGAGTGTGCTGAAAGGCGCTAATGCCGCTGCTCTTTATGGATCAAGAGCCGCCAATGGTGTCATCCTCATCACGACCAAATCAGCCAAAAAAGGTGCTTCTAAAGGTATTGGCGTCACTTTCACTACAGCCTATGAAATAAACCAGGTCTCCTATTTACCCTTGTATCAAGACAAATACGGACAGGGATATGCCGGTGATGAAACGCATTATTTTGATGCTACTGGTATGAAGGCTTCTGACGACATGAAAGCATACGAAACATGGTGCCTCGAAAATTCCTTCAGCTATTATGACGGCAACTGGGGTGGTGTGAATGATGGTATGGATGAATCATGGGGACCAAGACTGGATGCCGGACTGATGATTCCTCAGTTTGACAGCCCCTATGTGAATGCCGAAGATCCTACTCAAGGTCATGTGGCTACTCCCTGGGTTTCACAACCAGATAATGTGAAAGACTTTTTCCAAAATGGCGCTACATGGGATAACAACCTGTCACTCGTCGGTGGAACAGACAAAACAGCCGCCCGTCTTTCACTCTCGTCACAAAATATCACAGGCGCTATTCCAAATACCGACCTGAAGAAGTACTCGGTGAATTTCAATGGAAGCATGGAACTGTCGAAACGTCTGACAGCTAATGCAACCATTACCTATGTCCAGAACCAGAGTGATAATCTGCCGGGTAATGGTTATGACGAAAATAACATCATGCAGTCGCTCGGTTCCTGGTGGGGTCGTCAGATCAATATGCAGAACCTGAAAGATCACTGGCAGGATTTTGATGGCTTTGGCCAACCATATAACTGGAACAGCAGCTACCATAACAATCCCTATTGGACAACCGGTTATAACACCACCTCCAGAACCAGGAACAGAACCTTCGGTAATATTAATTTAACCTATAAGATCACCGACTGGTTGAGTGTGATGGGACGCATCGGACAAGATGCATACAATGAATACAGAAAACATCTGACGTACGACCTGTCCATTGAATCATCATCCGGTGGTTATTTCTGGCAGAATCAACGGTTCGAAAATGAAACCAATGCCGATATTATTTTCACAGCCGATAAGGACCTGTCAGAAGACTTCGGATTAAAAGCTACTCTGGGTGCGAATTATATGAATTACAAGTATAAAAACATGTCAGAGCAGGCTAATGAACTGACGGTGCCAAACCTTTTCACCATTGGTAATACAAAAGGTAATCCAACGGTGAGCATGTACGATGAAGAAAAAGAATCGAATAGTATCTATGGGTCTTTAGGCATTTCCTTCAGACGTATGCTATACCTTGACATTACAGCCAGAAATGACTGGTATTCCACGCTGCCAAAAGATAGCTGGTCATACTTCTATCCGTCATTCAGCTTAAGCTGGGTATTCACCGAAACATTTGATATTTCACCCAATATCCTCACTTTCGGTAAACTAAGGGGAGGCTGGGCACAGGTAGGTAATTCCACCGGTCCTTATCAGATTACCCCGACCTTCTCATCAGATGCAGACCCATATAACGGCGTCGCTTGTTTCTTCTATACCAGAACCATCCCGCCCCTTAACCTGATGCCAGAAAAAACTAATAGTACTGAATTTGGCCTTGACCTGAAATTCCTCAATAACAGGATAGGTGTTGATTATACGTATTATATGAAGAGCACCATGAACCAAATACTGGCAGTAAATATTTCCAGGGCAACCGGTTTCAACAACATGCGGTTGAATGCTGGCCAGATCGACAACTGGGGACATGAACTGATGGTGACAGGTGTGATCCTTAAATCAACCGAAGGACTGAACTGGGAAATGACACTGAACTGGTCAAAAAACAACAATGAAGTTGTGGAACTTTATGAGGATCCTGTAACTCATCAGAAATTACTTGCTTATCAGATATCCGCTTCATGGCAGACCGTTACCATCGAAGCACGTCCGGGTGAACCCTGGGGCGTTATCAGAGGTAAAGGCTTTGTACGCGATGAAACGACAGGGAAAATAATCGTCGGCGCAAACGGACTACCCAAAAAATCTGCTTTACCAGTGAATATTGGTAACATAGAACCTGATTGGGTGGGCGGCCTGCGGAATACCTTCAGATGGAAAGATCTTTCATTCAGCTTCCTGCTCGACTTCCGTAAAGGTGGTGATATCTTCAGTGTCACCGACTGGTTTGGCGCCTATTCGGGTGTTACAAAAGAATCGGCTGAAGACATCGAAGGTGATCTCGTTAAACCTGCCGGTGATGGTGCCGAAATCAGAAGAGATGGTGTCATCGTGGATGGTGTTCAGATTGATGAAAATGGTAAGGCCGTTGAAAATACCACCGTTGTCGGCGCTCAGGATTTTTACGAAAATTACTGGGGACTCCATGAAATATCCATTATCGATGGCAGCTTCCTTAAATTACGTGAAGTCATTATCGATTACCATTTACCGGATTCATGGATGACTAAAACCGGATTCATTAAATCCGCTGACATATCACTCTATGGAAGGAACCTGGCTTTGCTGGCAAGATCAAAAAGCAATGATGTGCGCATCGATCCCGAAACCGGATTCGGTACTTCCAATAATGGCGTCGGACTCGAACAATATCAGTTGCCTCCGACACGAAGCATGGGTATTAAACTAAGGTTGACATTCTAG
- a CDS encoding aromatic amino acid ammonia-lyase, with protein MTYIVTGNGLTIEDVVRVARQGEKVELHADAIKRINACRAMLEKKIEAREIMYGVNTGIGEFSEIVLTDDQVKDFQKYLIYNHAAGIGDPAPIEYVRAAMLSRINVHAHGNSGSRLEITQTLVDMLNKGVTPYVCQKGSVGACGDLAPMSQIALLMLGEGRAYYRGELLDGKETLSRAGIPVPGLKARDGLAAINGSNLLTAMSAIFLYDATRWLKQAEIAATMSLEALKANMRPYHSKLHEARGFPGAIRTARSIRKVAAGGDLVDNRVKCKVQDAYSMRSTPQVIGASHDALAFARSQVEIELNGVGDNPIFFPEENLQLSGANFQGSPVSLPMDMAGVAITMVSVMSERRMNRLNNPALSVGLPAFLTKGAGMFSGLMLSQYTADMMIVEQRILSMPASIQSIPAAADQEDFVSMGMNTAIKNFQILDNAYGVLGIEFMAAAQALDFRDYKFGHGTTKAKEVIRKYVDFLDVDRPLYDDHTRMKELVKSGEILDEVEKVVGNLE; from the coding sequence ATGACTTATATTGTAACCGGTAACGGTTTAACTATTGAAGACGTGGTCCGCGTGGCCCGACAGGGAGAAAAAGTGGAGCTTCATGCCGATGCGATAAAGCGTATTAACGCCTGCCGTGCAATGCTGGAAAAGAAAATTGAAGCCCGTGAGATCATGTATGGCGTTAACACAGGGATAGGTGAGTTTTCAGAAATTGTTCTGACAGATGATCAGGTGAAAGATTTCCAGAAATATTTGATTTACAATCATGCTGCAGGTATCGGCGATCCAGCCCCGATAGAATATGTCAGGGCTGCTATGTTATCAAGGATCAATGTACATGCCCATGGAAACTCCGGCAGCCGGCTGGAGATCACACAAACACTTGTTGACATGCTTAATAAAGGTGTCACACCCTATGTTTGCCAGAAAGGATCAGTAGGAGCCTGTGGCGACCTCGCACCCATGTCACAGATTGCTCTATTGATGCTTGGTGAAGGCAGAGCTTATTACAGAGGTGAACTTTTAGATGGAAAAGAAACCCTGTCCAGGGCTGGTATTCCAGTACCCGGATTAAAAGCCAGAGACGGACTTGCCGCTATCAACGGGTCGAACCTTCTGACAGCCATGAGCGCCATCTTCCTTTATGATGCGACCCGGTGGCTCAAACAAGCTGAAATTGCTGCCACTATGTCGCTGGAAGCTTTGAAAGCCAATATGCGGCCATACCATTCCAAGCTACACGAAGCCAGGGGCTTTCCAGGCGCCATCCGGACCGCAAGATCTATCCGTAAAGTCGCTGCAGGTGGTGATCTCGTCGATAATCGCGTCAAATGCAAAGTACAGGATGCCTACTCCATGCGTTCCACACCCCAGGTCATCGGTGCCTCACACGATGCACTGGCATTTGCCCGCTCACAGGTTGAAATTGAATTGAATGGCGTCGGAGATAATCCCATCTTTTTCCCTGAGGAAAATTTGCAACTCTCCGGTGCCAATTTCCAGGGATCGCCCGTCTCATTACCGATGGATATGGCAGGTGTTGCCATTACCATGGTCAGCGTGATGTCGGAAAGACGAATGAACCGATTGAATAATCCGGCTCTCAGCGTTGGATTACCGGCATTCCTGACCAAAGGGGCCGGGATGTTCTCAGGGCTCATGCTCAGCCAGTACACAGCCGACATGATGATCGTCGAACAACGTATCCTCTCTATGCCGGCATCCATCCAGTCCATACCGGCTGCAGCAGACCAGGAAGACTTTGTCTCTATGGGCATGAATACAGCTATTAAGAACTTCCAGATACTCGACAATGCGTATGGCGTTCTTGGAATTGAATTCATGGCTGCAGCCCAGGCTCTTGACTTCCGTGACTATAAATTCGGTCACGGCACTACTAAAGCTAAAGAAGTGATCAGAAAATATGTTGATTTTCTTGATGTTGACCGTCCTCTCTATGACGATCACACCAGGATGAAAGAGTTGGTCAAATCAGGTGAAATCCTTGATGAAGTTGAAAAGGTGGTTGGGAACCTGGAATGA
- the hisS gene encoding histidine--tRNA ligase, whose translation MQKPSIPKGTRDFSPAEMVKRNHILDTIIGIFQRFGYLPLETPAMENLSTLLGKYGEEGDRLLFRILNSGDFLSGIERHDWTSGDLTRLSSLICDKGLRYDLTVPFARYVVQHLNEITFPFKRYQVQPVWRADRPQKGRYREFFQCDVDVIGSHALLNEVELLNISEKVFSALGIDVIIKINNRKILSGIAAVIGEADKLTDMTVAIDKLDKIGLDNVNSELRSKGISDEAIQKLQPVILLKGTLNEKFSVLEQQLKASSVGLKGIEEMKTIFNYLDKLTLTHAVEFDLTLARGLNYYTGAIIEVKARDVSIGSLCGGGRYDDLTGIFGLPGVSGVGISFGADRIYDVMEEMHLFPEKTKATTQVMFANFGLQEEIYCLPLMDNIRKAGINAELFPESGKLKKQMTYADKKNIPFVILIGENEISSGLAVIKDMKSGEQRSIAVKDLIGELNKILFSVSQNSTDRNFK comes from the coding sequence ATGCAGAAACCCTCCATACCAAAAGGAACCCGCGATTTCTCCCCTGCTGAGATGGTGAAACGGAATCATATTCTTGATACCATTATCGGGATTTTTCAACGTTTTGGCTATTTGCCTCTCGAAACCCCGGCAATGGAAAACCTGTCAACCCTGTTAGGAAAATATGGTGAAGAGGGTGACCGGCTTTTATTCAGGATACTTAATTCCGGAGATTTTCTATCAGGAATTGAAAGACATGACTGGACATCCGGAGATCTTACACGTTTATCATCGTTGATTTGCGACAAGGGATTACGGTATGACCTGACCGTGCCTTTTGCCCGGTATGTGGTGCAACACCTGAATGAGATCACGTTCCCTTTTAAACGTTACCAGGTCCAGCCTGTCTGGCGCGCCGACAGACCACAAAAAGGCCGGTACCGTGAATTCTTCCAGTGCGATGTGGACGTCATCGGCAGCCATGCCCTCCTTAATGAAGTTGAACTACTCAATATCAGCGAAAAAGTTTTCAGCGCTCTTGGCATTGACGTTATTATTAAAATCAACAACCGGAAAATCCTGAGCGGGATTGCAGCCGTTATCGGAGAAGCTGATAAATTGACCGATATGACCGTTGCTATCGACAAACTGGATAAAATCGGCCTCGATAATGTGAATTCCGAACTCCGGTCAAAAGGAATATCTGACGAAGCTATTCAAAAATTACAACCTGTCATTTTACTGAAAGGAACGCTGAATGAAAAATTTTCTGTCCTTGAACAACAGCTGAAGGCTTCATCTGTTGGGTTAAAGGGCATTGAAGAGATGAAAACTATCTTCAATTATCTTGATAAACTGACCTTGACCCATGCAGTGGAATTTGATCTTACATTGGCCAGGGGGCTGAATTATTATACAGGAGCCATCATAGAGGTCAAAGCCAGGGATGTAAGCATTGGAAGCCTGTGTGGCGGTGGCAGGTATGATGACCTTACCGGAATCTTTGGATTACCCGGCGTTTCCGGTGTCGGAATCTCTTTTGGAGCCGACAGGATCTATGATGTCATGGAAGAAATGCATCTCTTTCCTGAAAAAACCAAGGCCACGACACAAGTAATGTTCGCTAATTTTGGCCTGCAGGAAGAAATCTATTGTCTGCCTCTCATGGATAACATCAGAAAAGCAGGGATAAACGCTGAATTGTTCCCTGAATCCGGTAAATTAAAAAAACAAATGACATACGCGGATAAGAAAAATATTCCTTTCGTCATACTTATCGGAGAAAATGAAATCAGTAGCGGCCTGGCTGTGATAAAAGACATGAAAAGCGGAGAACAGCGTTCCATAGCGGTTAAAGATCTTATCGGAGAATTAAACAAAATCTTGTTCAGCGTATCTCAAAATTCCACCGACAGGAATTTTAAATAA
- a CDS encoding glycosyltransferase has translation MKLFVLLSRVPFPIVKGDKLRAYHQIRCLSKNHEIFLCALNDTKIDEEALPELNKYCTSITVVNLSKLCIIWNIFRAFISGKPLQVGYFFSKKAKKTVDRVIQEIKPDHIYCQLVRVAEYVSDKDIPKTIDYQDAFSKGVERRIATSPFWLKPVLKIEYKRLLRYERQVFDIFDHRTIISRPDRDLIPHPKREEIVIVPNGVDQAFFKPIEREKIYDIIFTGNMGYPPNVNAAVFLVNEVVPIVKKKLPDVRVILAGATPHPRVLALASAHVHVTGYVKDIREYYAQAKIFIAPMQIGIGLQNKLLEAMAMKIPSITSRLANNALGAKENEEILVGSTPEEMAGHTLTLLNDKSKADQLALNGYNFVLRHYSWEVNTKILDELIKNTMK, from the coding sequence ATGAAATTATTTGTACTGTTATCCAGGGTGCCCTTTCCAATTGTAAAAGGTGATAAGCTCCGGGCCTATCATCAGATACGATGCTTATCGAAAAATCACGAGATCTTTTTATGTGCCCTAAATGATACAAAGATTGACGAAGAAGCCCTGCCGGAACTGAATAAATATTGTACATCCATAACGGTTGTCAACCTTTCCAAACTCTGTATTATCTGGAATATCTTCAGGGCTTTTATTTCCGGCAAACCATTGCAGGTCGGCTACTTTTTCAGTAAAAAGGCAAAAAAAACAGTTGACAGGGTGATACAAGAGATAAAACCTGACCATATTTACTGTCAGCTCGTTCGTGTGGCCGAATATGTCAGTGATAAGGATATTCCCAAAACCATTGACTATCAGGATGCATTTTCCAAAGGTGTTGAAAGGCGGATTGCCACATCACCGTTCTGGCTTAAGCCTGTCCTCAAAATAGAGTATAAACGATTGCTGAGATACGAAAGGCAAGTCTTTGATATCTTTGATCACAGGACCATTATCTCCAGACCCGACCGTGACCTTATTCCGCACCCAAAAAGAGAGGAGATCGTCATCGTGCCAAATGGTGTGGATCAGGCGTTTTTCAAACCGATTGAACGGGAGAAGATCTATGATATAATTTTTACAGGGAACATGGGCTATCCTCCCAATGTGAATGCAGCCGTTTTCCTTGTCAATGAAGTCGTACCCATAGTAAAGAAAAAATTGCCTGATGTACGGGTCATTCTTGCCGGTGCCACACCGCACCCAAGGGTCCTGGCACTGGCATCTGCACACGTTCATGTTACCGGATATGTAAAAGACATTCGTGAATACTATGCCCAGGCAAAAATCTTTATTGCCCCGATGCAGATTGGGATAGGTTTGCAAAACAAACTGCTCGAGGCCATGGCAATGAAAATTCCCAGTATCACCTCTCGTCTGGCCAACAATGCACTGGGAGCAAAGGAAAATGAAGAGATTTTAGTGGGTAGCACTCCCGAAGAGATGGCCGGCCATACCCTCACTCTTTTAAACGATAAATCAAAAGCCGACCAACTCGCCCTGAATGGGTACAACTTTGTTTTAAGGCATTACAGCTGGGAAGTCAACACCAAAATACTGGATGAGCTTATAAAAAACACTATGAAATAA